Part of the Capsicum annuum cultivar UCD-10X-F1 chromosome 12, UCD10Xv1.1, whole genome shotgun sequence genome is shown below.
attacttctaattagttaatACAAGCTATTTAAAACATGTCTACTTCACTACttgaattgtgattttactatatcacccctaattaattattataaattatttatatattaaaaaattaataatatttaattaaaaaattaaaatagacatttgtgacatgtctgcttcatctGCTTCAAtagtgattttactgtatcacccctaattaattattataagtcattgtatgttgaaaaataaataatattgaatactatattaccttaattaattattataactcatttatgtattaaaaaataaataatatttaattaaaaataaaataaatatttatgatatatctgCTTCAACTACTTCAagcgtaattttactatatcactcctcattaattattataagtcttgtttaaaaaattcaacttggcaTATTTAATATGGATAGTAATACTGTTACTATCCATGATCAGCAAGCTAAAAGTCAAAATAAGCTTAAACTCTCTCAAAGCAATAACTCATTAATATAGATATCTATTTCCTGTCAAGTTAACAAATATTACAAGGTGTATAGGAAAggttgataaaagttgaaaacaGATTAGTGACCATGCAGAACTCTGCATTTCTTGCTTTTCTTGCTCACAGTGACTACTGACATGGAAGTCGTTGTGGGCTAGGCCACTTGTAAGTCACTGGGCATCCAGCATTTTGTCCCCTTTGGTTTTTTTCGGAATCAAGTGTCctctttaaaatttttgataaaaaaaagagtCCTTTTGGCTTCAAACTAGTGTTTTGGAGATGTCTATAATTTTGATtggatagtttatagtattactttgtggatatcttgtttcttttattatctagcggtatcccattttgttgtgtgcttctatattttttgtttgttatactgttatatgTTCTGAGCCGAgtgtctatcaaaaacaacctctttacttcaTCTGAAATAGTGGTGTAGACTCCGTATAATTTATCCTCCTCAGACTctactttatgaatttcatatccATGTTGTTGTTGTAGGTTTTAAAATGTTTACACGTACACACTGATGATTGAAATTTGAAGGTACACAGTGAATGACATGGATTTAAAATTATATGAAGAAAAATTGTTTCAGAGAAACCTATAACCTCTTCACTATAATGTTGATTAGGTAAGAAGAAGACAATTAAAAAAATCAGTTGTCAATGTGGTTGCACTTACCTTAGGTGTGTTGTTCATAAGGAATATTTTAGTTTGGCTAAATATTATATGTCAATGTGGGAAACAATAAGTACGTTGAAAGAATTTCCAATATTCGGGGAATGGTAAAAGGCAGTTCAATGGGCTAAAGTTTTCGCTATGTGTAGAATTTGAAGAAAGATTGGACCATAAAGGTTAATTTATTATACGCAGTTTTACTTTGCATTTCTGTCAAAGACTATTTCCACACTTGAATTCGGTGACCTTTTAATCGCATGAAggcaactttatcagttactccaaaTTGAACAACTGTAATAgcattaaaatatgaattatttaattGAAACTCAAAAACAGTCCAACAAAGCTTGATTCTTATTGATTAGTCTTCCAAGAACCTCAAAAACAGTCCAAAAACAGTTAATTATCATAAGAATTTTATAATTGTTCACATCATgtgttttttgtcttctttttcttAAATACCTTAGTCCATTTTGCAGGCGCACCACTTGTTACTTGTTAGTATTGCACTTTGTCatctttcacattttttttttctgttcCAGAAACAAATCAGACAATATCTCTCCTTCCTCTCTATCATTTTTCAAAAGTTAGGAAAAAATTTAGCTCTCGTAGTTTTAAACTAATTAAGACAAGTAAAATGTAATCAaggtatttttaattttgttgtctTCAACATGTCGGTgtagaaagataaaattaaagagttgccaaaaaagaatagaaacattctttttgaaacatgTTTATTTACACTAAACAAATGAATGCAGAACATAACTCAGttttaacaacaaaaacaaaaacaaatagtGTACAAGATACAAGCATGGTGATGACACAGACGAAAACGAATGCAGGACACAAGCTGGTATTCACATCAGCAAACGAATGTAAGACGTGTGTTctgcatatatacatatttgagTACATTTTAGTTGTGGCATAATGGCCCATCTCAGATGTTTAAATTCATAAGAGGTAGACTATTAGATGCTCCAAAAGTCACTTAAATGCAGCTACACAAGTCCAGCACGACAACAACTTAGACAATTAAAAGAGACAATACATCAAAATCTCCCAAACTTGTCCCGAAAATTTACTTCATCACTTAAACTAACTTTCTATTTATTTAccctcttaacatctttaaagtgaattaatttcaccccttaatatataataattatgagagtgcatcacactcgcTGACACGTCAACGCCACGTCGGAGCCacgtaaataaagtattttttaaataaactttttattatatatatatatatttttttttttatttttttttaaatatatataaaatattttaaattaaaaaaataccccTACCCCCCATATTTCATCTTCGTAACCCCCCACTCCTTCCcctcccctccccctcccccctcgTCCATCCCCACACCTGCACACACCCCATCCACACCCACCTGCACACACCCCATCCACCCCAACACAGCCACACCTGCCAGATTTTCCTCAACccacttaaaaaatttaattaacacCATCGAAAAATACCATAAAGTAGTGATAAAAAACTAAACCCACTTGAAAAATTCGACCAAATCAACATCAAATTCTCTAAACTCAATAACTAAACATCCAAACCaggtcaattttttaatttttaaattcaatttcattcttttcttattGATCTAAGGGATTGAAGGAGGAGAAATTAAAGGAGGGGGTGACAGTTTTCGTAATTGGAGAAGTGGGGTGGGAGTGTTGGCGGGTTTGGTGGTGGATTTGGCGAAGGAGGAGTGAGAGGGAGGGGGGGGCTGTTGACGGGTTTGGGGGTGGGATAGGTAATATTagcagtttttttttaaaaaaacatattcacgcatttttttttccttttttaaaaaaaatgtcacgtcagcatttgggttgaaattaattcactttaaagatgttaagaggggtaaataaatagaaggttagtttaagtgctaaactAAGTTGTCGGGACAAGTTCggagggttttgatgtattatctcaaaCAACACTTCTGCATCAAGGAAGATATATAAAACAACCATCTCCTTGCAAGCTCTGATATAAACACACAAGCAACAATCTCCTATATACTTTTTGGCTACACTTACCTTTCTTGAAAAGGGCAACCATCTCCTATATTTTAGGGCTAAAATGGAGCTTAAGAAACACCTACAGCCACATGCAGTACTGATACCACTTCCTCTTCAAGGCCATATAAATCCATTCACACATCTTGCCATGAAGCTTGCCTCAAAAGGTTTCACCATTACCTTTGTCGGCACAGAATCAACTCACCAGCAGATGGCTAAGTCTCAGTCACTTAAAGATGATGGCAACCCTTTCTCCCATGCACAGAAATCTGGTCTTGACATTCGTTATGCCAAAATTAGTGATGGTTTTCCACTGAGCTTTGACAGGAGGGCCAACGTGAGACAGTTCGTGGAAGGTCTCAGTCATGTGTTCCAAGCTCATGTGGATGACTTCCTTGAAAATCTAGTCCTCTCAAAACAAAATCCACCAATTTCTTGTATAATAGCTGACAGTTTCCACGTCTGGGGATCAATGATTGCCAAGAAATATAACCTTGTCAATGTTTCATTTTGGACTGAACCAGCAACTGTGCTTACAGTCCTCTATCACATGGACCTGCTCAAGAGTAATGGCCACTTTGGGTGTCATGGTATGGAACCCGATATATTGAAGTTATTACTGTATAATTTCTGTATACAGGACATAATCAATTAGCTAACGAGTTATAATTTTATCCAGGTAAGCACGAAGACACCATTCGATATATACCAGGAATCCAAGCCATTCAACCAGAAGATTTACCTTCATATTGTCAAGATGCTGATCCAAGTAGCAGTAAATATGTGTTCAAGTGTATTGAAGATGCACAGAAGGCGGATTTTGTCATCGGTAATACAGTGCAAGAGCTAGAGTCTTCAACCATCTCGATCTTACAAGAGCAACAGCCATTCTATGCCATTGGGCCAATCCTTCCCACAAATTTCACCAAGAGCACTATTTCAACGAACCTGTTACCGGCATCAGATTACACCGACTGGCTCAATACCAAACAGGATGGTACGGtgttatacatctcatttggtaGTCTTGCTAATTTGAGTAAACAGGATATTCTGGAAATAGCACAAGGCATTCTGATAAGTAAGGTGAGT
Proteins encoded:
- the LOC107849814 gene encoding UDP-glycosyltransferase 86A1, encoding MELKKHLQPHAVLIPLPLQGHINPFTHLAMKLASKGFTITFVGTESTHQQMAKSQSLKDDGNPFSHAQKSGLDIRYAKISDGFPLSFDRRANVRQFVEGLSHVFQAHVDDFLENLVLSKQNPPISCIIADSFHVWGSMIAKKYNLVNVSFWTEPATVLTVLYHMDLLKSNGHFGCHGKHEDTIRYIPGIQAIQPEDLPSYCQDADPSSSKYVFKCIEDAQKADFVIGNTVQELESSTISILQEQQPFYAIGPILPTNFTKSTISTNLLPASDYTDWLNTKQDGTVLYISFGSLANLSKQDILEIAQGILISKVSFIWVLRHNILVSGERDILPLGFEEETADRGLVVPWCSQLAVLSHPSVGGFLTHCGWNSVLESIWCEVPMICFPVTSDQLTNRKLVVDDWRIGVNLRTGRLIRREGVAENIGKIMSRSNEMKKNVEKTRMIVQNELSDEGSSEKNLNQFIEDMKNKILQKN